In a single window of the Hyalangium gracile genome:
- a CDS encoding GNAT family N-acetyltransferase, with amino-acid sequence MSTNTPNPNASELPRRELTPLVVPPVTLEGRTVRLEPLRPEHAAELASLLEPEVFEFTALVLRTQADVEAYIAAAMETAGKGTEQPFLIRHRDTGAPLGTTRYMSISRHDRTLEIGHTWLARRAWRTRVNTECKFLLFRHAFEQLQVIRVQFKTDKRNLRSRAAIERIGAKFEGFLRHHMLVRDGVVRDSAVFSVIDTEWPEVKARLEERLARE; translated from the coding sequence ATGAGCACCAACACCCCGAACCCCAACGCCTCGGAGCTTCCCCGCAGAGAGCTCACCCCGCTCGTCGTCCCTCCGGTGACGCTGGAGGGGCGCACCGTGCGGCTCGAGCCGCTGCGCCCGGAGCACGCCGCGGAGCTGGCCTCCCTCCTCGAGCCCGAAGTGTTCGAGTTCACCGCCCTGGTGCTGCGCACGCAGGCGGACGTGGAGGCGTACATCGCCGCGGCGATGGAGACCGCCGGCAAGGGCACCGAGCAGCCCTTCCTCATCCGCCACCGGGACACCGGCGCCCCGCTGGGCACCACGCGCTACATGTCCATCTCCCGCCATGACCGGACGCTGGAGATTGGCCACACGTGGCTGGCCCGGCGGGCCTGGCGCACCCGGGTGAACACCGAGTGCAAGTTCCTCCTGTTCCGCCACGCCTTCGAGCAGCTCCAGGTCATCCGCGTCCAGTTCAAGACGGACAAGCGCAACCTGCGCTCTCGGGCCGCCATCGAGCGCATCGGCGCGAAGTTCGAGGGCTTCCTGCGCCACCACATGCTCGTGCGGGATGGCGTGGTGCGCGACTCGGCCGTCTTCAGCGTCATCGACACCGAGTGGCCCGAGGTGAAGGCACGACTGGAAGAGCGGCTGGCGCGGGAGTGA
- a CDS encoding GPI anchored serine-threonine rich family protein encodes MVRSLRSLSSLVPSLAVLGLLAGCGRTETRPISLDDLSRRALTFALVDIDALENPDAAGSHRFTVTLAQAEDGCTSLVDGVTATFNGQPMELEPGGISGEGGREVCVETRAWFDFDPEAWDSEPIEDARVFLQSGDGSRSLSLIVLGAKAKRHFTFQGSGSGATLRQGQTYTYRWEPVEEVPGPFTVTLLREGGQASATLQTNQDEGSVSFTLPQATPVATHLLTLKGTVAGQVLECEGVASCEGSLFHSTDFEVAVVP; translated from the coding sequence ATGGTCCGCTCTCTCCGCTCCCTGTCTTCCCTCGTGCCGTCTCTCGCCGTGCTCGGGCTGCTCGCCGGCTGTGGCCGCACCGAGACCCGCCCCATCTCCCTGGACGACCTCTCCCGCCGCGCGCTCACCTTCGCGCTGGTGGACATCGACGCGCTGGAGAACCCGGACGCGGCCGGCTCGCACCGCTTCACCGTCACGCTCGCCCAGGCCGAGGACGGCTGCACCAGCCTCGTGGACGGCGTGACGGCCACCTTCAATGGCCAGCCCATGGAGCTGGAGCCCGGCGGCATCTCGGGCGAGGGCGGCCGCGAGGTATGCGTGGAGACGCGCGCCTGGTTCGACTTCGATCCAGAGGCCTGGGACTCCGAGCCCATCGAGGATGCTCGCGTCTTCCTGCAGTCCGGCGACGGGAGCCGCTCCCTGTCGCTCATCGTCCTGGGCGCCAAGGCCAAGCGCCACTTCACCTTCCAGGGCTCGGGCTCGGGGGCGACGCTGCGGCAGGGCCAGACGTACACGTACCGCTGGGAGCCGGTGGAGGAAGTCCCAGGGCCCTTCACCGTCACCCTCCTGCGAGAGGGCGGTCAGGCGTCCGCCACCCTCCAGACGAACCAGGACGAGGGCAGCGTGAGCTTCACGCTCCCCCAGGCCACCCCCGTGGCCACCCACCTGCTGACGCTGAAGGGCACCGTGGCCGGCCAGGTGCTCGAGTGCGAGGGCGTGGCCTCCTGCGAGGGCTCTCTCTTCCACTCCACCGACTTCGAGGTCGCCGTCGTTCCCTGA